Proteins encoded together in one Kitasatospora albolonga window:
- a CDS encoding disulfide bond formation protein DsbA, which produces MPTPKKSTSGSKKPLVYGAVIVTAAALLGFASYKATAPGNSATDTSTTSPAAEVSADPQAGVYPELAKLARRDAGDKLAVGRTDAPVVLIEYADFKCGYCGKFARDTEPELIEEYVEDGTLRIEWRNFPIFGEESENAARGSWAAGQQGRFWEFHAAAYAEGAKEKGFSKDRVKALAQESGVKDLARFMKDLDGEAARAAVAKDQEQAYGIGATSTPSFLINGRPIAGAQPKETFTRAIEAAAEQARTAAGPETTEGSEDAANSTGSQDAAK; this is translated from the coding sequence ATGCCCACGCCCAAGAAGTCCACGTCCGGTTCGAAGAAGCCCCTCGTCTACGGCGCCGTGATCGTCACCGCCGCAGCCCTCCTCGGCTTCGCCTCCTACAAGGCCACCGCCCCCGGCAACTCCGCCACCGACACCTCCACCACCAGCCCCGCCGCCGAGGTCTCCGCCGATCCGCAGGCGGGCGTCTACCCGGAGCTGGCGAAGCTGGCCCGCCGCGACGCGGGCGACAAGCTGGCCGTCGGCCGCACGGACGCCCCGGTCGTGCTGATCGAGTACGCCGACTTCAAGTGCGGTTACTGCGGCAAGTTCGCCCGCGACACCGAGCCCGAACTGATCGAGGAGTACGTCGAGGACGGCACTCTGCGCATCGAGTGGCGGAACTTCCCGATCTTCGGCGAGGAGTCCGAGAACGCGGCGCGCGGGTCCTGGGCGGCCGGGCAGCAGGGCCGCTTCTGGGAGTTCCACGCGGCGGCCTACGCCGAGGGAGCGAAGGAGAAGGGGTTCTCCAAGGACCGGGTCAAGGCGCTCGCGCAGGAGTCCGGGGTCAAGGACCTGGCCCGCTTCATGAAGGACCTGGACGGCGAGGCCGCCCGCGCGGCCGTCGCGAAGGACCAGGAGCAGGCGTACGGGATCGGCGCCACGTCCACCCCGTCGTTCCTGATCAACGGCCGCCCGATCGCGGGAGCGCAGCCGAAGGAGACGTTCACGCGGGCCATCGAGGCGGCGGCGGAGCAGGCGAGGACCGCGGCTGGGCCGGAAACCACCGAGGGCTCCGAGGACGCCGCCAACTCCACGGGCTCCCAGGACGCCGCCAAGTGA
- a CDS encoding chromosome condensation protein CrcB codes for MSEQAPDELPEPGPPTAPQARVLGAVAAGGALGAVARYGALVLWPTPGGGFPWTVFVVNVSGCALIGVLMVLTVERGRVTHPLVRPFLGVGVLGGFTTFSTYAADVSGLLVRQELVAAVAYMVATVVAALAAVWAGAVVTRRLLDGPVRDEGRAA; via the coding sequence GTGAGCGAGCAGGCACCGGACGAGCTCCCGGAACCGGGACCGCCCACCGCCCCGCAGGCCCGGGTGCTGGGCGCGGTCGCGGCGGGCGGGGCGCTGGGCGCCGTCGCCCGGTACGGGGCCCTGGTGCTCTGGCCGACGCCCGGGGGCGGCTTCCCGTGGACGGTGTTCGTCGTCAACGTGAGCGGCTGCGCCCTCATCGGCGTCCTGATGGTGCTGACCGTGGAGCGCGGCCGGGTGACCCACCCGCTGGTGCGCCCGTTCCTCGGGGTCGGCGTGCTCGGCGGGTTCACGACCTTCTCGACGTACGCGGCCGATGTCTCGGGCCTGCTGGTGCGTCAGGAACTGGTGGCGGCGGTGGCGTACATGGTGGCCACGGTCGTGGCGGCGCTGGCCGCGGTGTGGGCGGGCGCGGTGGTGACGCGGCGGCTGCTGGACGGTCCCGTACGGGACGAGGGGCGGGCCGCGTGA
- a CDS encoding amidophosphoribosyltransferase, which yields MPRGDGRLNHDLLPGEKGPQDACGVFGVWAPGEEVAKLTYFGLYALQHRGQESAGIAVSNGSQILVFKDMGLVSQVFDETSLGSLQGHIAVGHARYSTTGASVWENAQPTFRATAHGSIALGHNGNLVNTAQLAEMVADLPRKDGRATQVAATNDTDLVTALLAGQRDENDKPLTIEEAAAKVLPDVKGAFSLVFMDEHTLYAARDPQGIRPLVLGRLERGWVVASESAALDICGASYVREIEPGELIAIDENGLRTSRFAEAKPKGCVFEYVYLARPDTDIAGRNVYLSRVEMGRKLAEEAPVEADLVIATPESGTPAAIGYAEASGIPFGAGLVKNAYVGRTFIQPSQTIRQLGIRLKLNPLKEVIKGKRLVVVDDSIVRGNTQRALVRMLREAGAAEIHIRISSPPVKWPCFFGIDFATRAELIANGMTVDEIRTSMGADSLAYISIDSMIEATTIDKPNLCRACFDGEYPMELPDPELLGKQLLETELAAGPAATAAADALRRP from the coding sequence GTGCCCCGTGGTGATGGACGACTCAACCACGACCTGCTCCCCGGAGAGAAAGGCCCCCAGGACGCTTGTGGCGTCTTCGGTGTCTGGGCTCCGGGTGAAGAGGTCGCCAAGCTCACCTATTTCGGACTGTATGCCCTGCAGCACCGCGGACAGGAATCCGCGGGCATCGCAGTGAGCAACGGGTCCCAGATCCTGGTCTTCAAGGACATGGGACTGGTCTCGCAGGTCTTCGACGAAACGTCTCTGGGTTCCCTCCAGGGCCATATCGCGGTCGGTCATGCCCGCTACTCCACCACCGGTGCCTCGGTGTGGGAGAACGCGCAGCCGACGTTCCGTGCCACCGCGCACGGCTCGATCGCCCTCGGCCACAACGGGAACCTGGTCAACACGGCCCAGCTCGCGGAGATGGTCGCCGACCTCCCCCGCAAGGACGGCCGGGCGACCCAGGTCGCCGCGACCAACGACACCGACCTGGTGACCGCGCTGCTCGCCGGACAGCGCGACGAGAACGACAAGCCGCTGACCATCGAGGAAGCCGCCGCCAAGGTGCTCCCCGACGTCAAGGGCGCGTTCTCGCTCGTCTTCATGGACGAGCACACCCTCTACGCCGCCCGTGACCCGCAGGGCATCCGCCCGCTGGTCCTCGGCCGCCTGGAGCGCGGCTGGGTGGTCGCGTCGGAGTCCGCCGCACTCGACATCTGCGGCGCCAGCTATGTACGCGAGATCGAGCCGGGCGAGCTCATCGCCATCGACGAGAACGGTCTGCGCACCTCTCGATTCGCAGAAGCGAAGCCCAAGGGCTGTGTCTTCGAGTACGTCTACCTGGCCCGTCCGGACACCGACATCGCCGGCCGGAACGTGTACCTCTCCCGGGTGGAGATGGGCCGCAAGCTGGCCGAAGAGGCGCCCGTCGAGGCGGATCTGGTCATAGCGACCCCGGAATCCGGCACCCCCGCCGCGATCGGGTACGCGGAGGCCAGCGGCATCCCGTTCGGCGCCGGACTGGTGAAGAACGCCTATGTCGGCCGGACCTTCATCCAGCCCTCGCAGACCATCCGCCAGCTCGGTATCCGGCTCAAGCTGAACCCGCTGAAGGAAGTCATCAAGGGCAAGCGCCTGGTGGTCGTGGACGACTCGATCGTCCGCGGCAACACCCAGCGCGCGCTGGTCCGGATGCTCCGCGAGGCCGGGGCCGCCGAGATCCACATCCGGATCTCCTCGCCGCCGGTGAAGTGGCCCTGCTTCTTCGGGATCGACTTCGCCACCCGCGCCGAGCTGATCGCCAACGGCATGACCGTGGACGAGATCCGCACCTCGATGGGGGCGGACTCCCTCGCGTACATCTCGATCGACTCCATGATCGAGGCGACCACGATCGACAAGCCCAACCTGTGCCGCGCCTGCTTCGACGGTGAGTACCCGATGGAGCTCCCGGACCCGGAGCTGCTCGGGAAGCAGCTGCTGGAGACCGAGCTGGCGGCAGGGCCCGCGGCCACCGCTGCGGCCGACGCGCTGCGCCGTCCGTGA
- a CDS encoding cytochrome C biogenesis protein CcdA yields MTADIGYFAAFLGGLLALVSPCSALLLPAFFAYSIDSTSRLLARTGIFYAGLATTLVPLGAAGSYAGRFFYGHRDALVTGAGWLIIGLGAAQIVGLGFASKRLAEISGRIRPTTAFSVYALGAVYGLAGFCAGPILGSVLTVAAVSGSPVYGGLLLAVYALGMAVPLFVLALLWERFDLGRRTWLRGRTVELGRFRLHTTSLLSGLFFIGLGALFLVYDGTTALPGLLGVDASFAVEQWAQGLGERVSDAVLLGAVVLVVLLVLGVRAWRRREPAVEEAGKG; encoded by the coding sequence GTGACGGCGGACATCGGCTACTTCGCGGCCTTCCTGGGCGGACTGCTGGCCCTGGTCAGCCCGTGCAGCGCGCTGCTGCTCCCGGCCTTCTTCGCGTACTCCATCGACTCCACCTCCCGCCTGCTCGCCCGTACCGGCATCTTCTACGCCGGGCTCGCCACCACCCTCGTACCGCTCGGGGCGGCGGGCTCGTACGCGGGGAGGTTCTTCTACGGCCACCGGGACGCCCTGGTCACGGGTGCGGGCTGGCTGATCATCGGGCTCGGGGCCGCGCAGATCGTCGGCCTCGGCTTCGCGTCGAAGCGGCTCGCGGAGATCAGCGGCCGCATCCGCCCCACCACCGCCTTCTCCGTCTACGCCCTGGGCGCGGTCTACGGCCTCGCGGGCTTCTGCGCGGGCCCGATCCTCGGCAGCGTCCTGACCGTGGCGGCGGTCAGCGGCAGCCCGGTCTACGGGGGCCTGCTGCTGGCGGTCTACGCGCTGGGCATGGCCGTCCCCCTCTTCGTCCTCGCCCTGCTCTGGGAACGCTTCGACCTGGGCCGCCGCACCTGGCTGCGCGGCCGGACCGTCGAGCTCGGCCGGTTCCGGCTGCACACCACCTCGCTGCTGTCGGGCCTGTTCTTCATCGGCCTGGGCGCGCTGTTCCTCGTGTACGACGGAACGACCGCGCTCCCCGGCCTCCTCGGGGTCGACGCCTCGTTCGCGGTGGAGCAGTGGGCGCAGGGCCTGGGCGAGCGGGTGTCGGACGCGGTGCTGCTGGGAGCCGTGGTGCTGGTGGTGCTGCTGGTTCTCGGCGTACGGGCCTGGCGGCGGCGCGAGCCGGCGGTCGAGGAGGCCGGGAAGGGGTGA
- a CDS encoding ATP-dependent RNA helicase HrpA yields MSTSFADLQSQLGQLSLRDANRLGRRLEGARRIRKPEARQSVLDEIAAEAGKAADRLASRAARLPALSYPEELPVSQKKDEILEAIRDHQVVIVAGETGSGKTTQIPKICMELGRGVRGMIGHTQPRRIAARTVAERVADELKTPLGETVGWKVRFTDQVNPESTYLKLMTDGILLAEIQTDRELLAYDTIIIDEAHERSLNIDFLLGYLARLLPRRPDLKVVITSATIDPERFARHFGDAPIVEVSGRTYPVEVRYRPLLEEDSEDSDRDQITAICDAVDELSHEAPGDVLVFLSGEREIRDTADALNKRNLRHTEVLPLYARLSHAEQHRVFQRHTGRRIVLATNVAETSLTVPGIKYVIDPGNARISRYSHRTKVQRLPIERISQASANQRKGRCGRTSDGICIRLYSEDDFVTRPEFTDPEILRTNLASVILQMTAAGLGDIEKFPFIDPPDHRNIRDGVQLLQELGALDPGEKDPKKRLTPLGRKLSQLPVDPRLARMVIEADKNGCAREVMVIAAALSIQDPRERPSEKQTQADQQHARFKDETSDFLAYLNLWRYVREQQKERGSSSFRRMCKQEYLNFLRIREWQDIYAQLRTVAKQMGITVEEPKGDASIPEQAVHVSLLSGLLSHIGLKDTEKNEYLGARSAKFAIFPGSALFKKQPRFVMSAELVETSRLWARVNARVEPEWIEPLAQHLLKRTYSEPHWEKDQAAVMAYERVTLYGVPIIAQRKINFGRIDQEASRDLFIRNALVEGDWRTHHQFFHDNRKLLGEVEELEHRARRRDILVDDETLFDFYDQRIPEHIVSGAHFDSWWKHKKREEPDALDFERSMLINEKAGAVTKDDYPDSWRQGKLKFKVTYQFEPGADADGVTVHIPLQVLNQVTSEGFDWQIPGLREEVVTELIRSLPKPVRRHYVPAPNYADKFLDRAVPLQEPLPVTLARELQRMVGVPVTADDFDLSRVPDHLKITFRIVDERRRKVAEDKDLEALKLRLRPKARQALSKAAAATAGPSGESIERSGLTDWTIGTLNQVFETRRAGQPVKAYPALVDQGDTVAVRLFDTAAEQQQAMWRGTRRLILLNIPVNPAKFASDRLTNQQKLALSRNPHGSVQALFEDCATAAADRLIAAHGGPAWDEKAFRTLYDKVRADLVDLTVRTIDQVQQVLAAWQACERRLKATTSPTLLANVTDVREQLARLVPPGFVTATGLRRLPDLMRYLVAADRRLQQMPTAVQRDTTRMAKVHEMQDEYAWLLEQLPQGRPVPQEVLDVRWMIEELRVSYFAHALGTAFPVSDKRIVKAIDALAP; encoded by the coding sequence ATGTCTACTTCCTTTGCCGATCTCCAGTCCCAGCTCGGACAGCTCTCGCTCCGTGACGCGAACCGGCTCGGCCGGCGCCTCGAAGGCGCGCGCCGCATCCGCAAGCCCGAGGCCCGCCAGTCCGTGCTGGACGAGATCGCGGCCGAGGCGGGCAAGGCGGCCGACCGGCTCGCGTCGCGCGCGGCCCGGCTGCCCGCCCTGTCGTATCCGGAAGAGCTGCCGGTCAGCCAGAAGAAGGACGAGATCCTGGAGGCGATACGCGACCACCAGGTCGTGATCGTCGCCGGGGAGACCGGGTCCGGGAAGACCACGCAGATCCCCAAGATCTGTATGGAGCTGGGGCGCGGGGTCCGGGGCATGATCGGGCACACCCAGCCCCGCCGGATCGCGGCGCGTACGGTCGCGGAGCGGGTCGCGGACGAGCTGAAGACTCCGCTCGGCGAGACCGTCGGCTGGAAGGTCCGCTTCACCGACCAGGTGAACCCGGAGTCGACGTATCTGAAGCTGATGACGGACGGCATCCTGCTCGCCGAGATCCAGACGGACCGCGAGTTGCTGGCGTACGACACGATCATCATCGACGAGGCCCACGAGCGGTCGCTGAACATCGACTTCCTGCTCGGCTATCTGGCCCGGCTGCTGCCGCGCCGCCCCGATCTGAAGGTCGTCATCACCTCCGCGACGATCGATCCGGAGCGGTTCGCCCGCCACTTCGGGGACGCGCCGATCGTGGAGGTCAGCGGGCGGACGTACCCGGTGGAGGTCCGCTACCGGCCTCTCCTCGAAGAGGACAGCGAGGACTCCGACCGCGACCAGATCACCGCGATCTGCGACGCCGTCGACGAGCTGAGCCACGAGGCCCCCGGTGACGTCCTCGTCTTCCTCTCCGGTGAGCGCGAGATCCGGGACACGGCGGACGCGCTGAACAAGCGGAACCTCAGACACACCGAGGTGCTCCCCCTCTACGCGCGCCTCTCGCACGCCGAGCAGCACCGCGTGTTCCAGCGCCACACGGGACGCCGCATCGTCCTCGCGACGAACGTGGCCGAGACCTCGCTGACCGTCCCCGGCATCAAGTACGTGATCGACCCGGGCAACGCCCGGATCTCCCGCTACAGCCACCGCACCAAGGTCCAGCGGCTGCCGATCGAGCGGATCTCCCAGGCCAGCGCCAACCAGCGCAAGGGCCGCTGCGGCCGTACGTCGGACGGCATCTGCATCCGGCTCTACTCGGAGGACGACTTCGTCACCCGGCCGGAGTTCACCGACCCGGAGATCCTGCGGACCAACCTGGCCTCCGTCATCCTCCAGATGACCGCCGCCGGGCTCGGCGACATCGAGAAGTTCCCGTTCATCGATCCGCCGGACCACCGCAACATCCGCGACGGTGTGCAGCTGCTCCAGGAACTGGGGGCGCTCGACCCGGGCGAGAAGGACCCGAAAAAGAGGCTCACGCCCCTCGGCCGCAAGCTCTCCCAGCTGCCCGTCGACCCGCGCCTGGCCCGGATGGTCATCGAGGCCGACAAGAACGGCTGCGCCCGCGAGGTCATGGTCATCGCCGCCGCCCTCTCCATCCAGGACCCGCGCGAGCGGCCCTCGGAGAAGCAGACGCAGGCCGACCAGCAGCACGCCCGGTTCAAGGACGAGACGTCCGACTTCCTGGCGTACCTGAACCTGTGGCGTTACGTCCGCGAGCAGCAGAAGGAGCGTGGCTCGTCCTCGTTCCGCCGGATGTGCAAGCAGGAGTATCTGAACTTCCTGCGCATCCGCGAATGGCAGGACATCTACGCGCAGCTGCGGACGGTCGCCAAGCAGATGGGCATCACCGTCGAAGAGCCCAAGGGCGACGCGTCGATCCCCGAGCAGGCGGTGCACGTCTCGCTGCTCTCCGGGCTGCTGTCGCACATCGGGCTGAAGGACACCGAGAAGAACGAGTACCTGGGCGCGCGCAGCGCCAAGTTCGCGATCTTCCCCGGGTCGGCGCTCTTCAAGAAGCAGCCCCGGTTCGTGATGTCGGCGGAGCTGGTGGAGACCTCCCGGCTCTGGGCGCGGGTCAACGCCAGGGTCGAGCCCGAGTGGATCGAGCCGCTGGCCCAGCACCTGCTGAAGCGCACGTACAGCGAGCCGCACTGGGAGAAGGACCAGGCCGCGGTGATGGCGTACGAACGGGTCACGCTCTACGGGGTGCCGATCATCGCCCAGCGCAAGATCAATTTCGGCCGTATCGACCAGGAAGCCTCGCGGGACCTGTTCATCCGCAACGCCCTGGTCGAGGGCGACTGGCGCACCCACCACCAGTTCTTCCACGACAACCGCAAACTCCTGGGCGAGGTCGAGGAGTTGGAGCACCGCGCCCGGCGCCGCGACATCCTCGTGGACGACGAGACGCTCTTCGACTTCTACGATCAGCGGATTCCCGAGCACATCGTCTCCGGGGCGCACTTCGACTCGTGGTGGAAGCACAAGAAGCGCGAGGAGCCGGACGCGCTCGACTTCGAGCGCTCCATGCTGATCAACGAGAAGGCCGGGGCCGTCACCAAGGACGACTATCCGGACTCCTGGCGGCAGGGGAAGCTCAAGTTCAAGGTGACGTACCAGTTCGAGCCCGGCGCGGACGCGGACGGCGTGACCGTCCACATCCCGCTCCAGGTGCTGAACCAGGTCACCTCCGAGGGCTTCGACTGGCAGATCCCGGGGCTGCGCGAGGAGGTCGTCACCGAGCTGATCCGCTCGCTGCCGAAGCCGGTCCGCCGGCACTACGTCCCCGCACCGAACTACGCGGACAAGTTCCTCGACCGGGCGGTCCCGCTCCAGGAGCCGCTGCCGGTCACCCTGGCCCGGGAGCTCCAGCGGATGGTCGGGGTGCCGGTCACCGCCGACGACTTCGACCTCTCCCGGGTCCCGGACCACCTGAAGATCACGTTCCGGATCGTCGACGAGCGGCGCCGCAAGGTCGCCGAGGACAAGGACCTGGAGGCGCTGAAGCTCCGGCTGCGCCCGAAGGCCCGCCAGGCGCTCTCCAAGGCCGCCGCGGCGACCGCGGGGCCCTCCGGCGAGTCCATCGAGCGTTCGGGCCTCACGGACTGGACGATCGGCACGCTGAACCAGGTCTTCGAGACGCGTCGGGCCGGGCAGCCGGTGAAGGCGTACCCGGCCCTCGTCGACCAGGGCGACACCGTCGCCGTACGCCTCTTCGACACCGCGGCCGAGCAGCAGCAGGCCATGTGGCGCGGCACGCGGCGGCTGATCCTGCTGAACATCCCGGTGAACCCGGCGAAGTTCGCCTCCGACCGGCTCACCAACCAGCAGAAGCTGGCCCTGTCCCGCAATCCGCACGGCTCGGTGCAGGCCCTCTTCGAGGACTGCGCCACCGCCGCCGCCGACCGGCTGATCGCCGCGCACGGGGGCCCGGCGTGGGACGAGAAGGCGTTCCGGACGCTGTACGACAAGGTCCGCGCCGATCTGGTGGATCTGACCGTCCGCACGATCGACCAGGTGCAGCAGGTGCTGGCCGCCTGGCAGGCGTGCGAGCGGCGGCTGAAGGCGACCACCAGCCCGACGCTGCTCGCCAACGTCACCGACGTACGGGAGCAGCTGGCCCGTCTCGTACCGCCCGGTTTTGTTACGGCGACGGGGCTGCGCCGGCTGCCCGACCTGATGCGCTACCTGGTCGCGGCCGACCGGCGGCTCCAGCAGATGCCGACGGCCGTGCAGCGGGACACCACGCGGATGGCGAAGGTCCACGAGATGCAGGACGAGTACGCGTGGCTGCTCGAACAGCTCCCGCAGGGGCGGCCGGTGCCGCAGGAGGTGCTGGACGTCCGCTGGATGATCGAGGAGCTGCGGGTCAGCTACTTCGCGCACGCCCTGGGCACCGCGTTCCCCGTCTCGGACAAGCGGATCGTGAAGGCGATCGACGCCCTCGCACCCTGA
- a CDS encoding phosphoribosylformylglycinamidine cyclo-ligase, which produces MSETTGASYAAAGVDIEAGDRAVELMKEWVKKTQRPEVAGLGGLGGFAGLFDASALKRYERPLLASATDGVGTKVDLARQMGVYDTIGHDLVGMVVDDLVVCGAEPLFMTDYICVGKVHPERVAAIVKGIAEGCVLAGCALVGGETAEHPGLLGPDDFDVAGAGTGVVEADRLLGPDRIRTGDAVIAMASSGLHSNGYSLVRHVVFDRAGWTLDREIEEFGRTLGEELLEPTRIYSLDCLALTRTTEVHGFSHVTGGGLANNLARVIPDGLHATVDRSTWTPGAVFDLVGKAGNVEQLELEKTLNMGVGMIAIVPADSVDAALTTLADRGVDSWVAGEITERGDHATGAELTGSYAR; this is translated from the coding sequence ATGTCTGAGACAACAGGTGCTTCCTACGCGGCCGCCGGCGTCGACATCGAAGCCGGTGACCGCGCCGTCGAGCTGATGAAGGAGTGGGTGAAGAAGACCCAGCGCCCCGAGGTCGCGGGCCTCGGCGGGCTCGGCGGCTTCGCCGGCCTCTTCGACGCCTCGGCGCTCAAGCGGTACGAGCGTCCGCTCCTCGCCTCGGCCACCGACGGTGTCGGGACCAAGGTGGACCTGGCGCGTCAGATGGGCGTGTACGACACCATCGGCCACGACCTCGTCGGCATGGTCGTGGACGACCTCGTCGTCTGCGGGGCCGAGCCGCTCTTCATGACCGACTACATCTGCGTCGGCAAGGTGCACCCCGAGCGTGTCGCGGCGATCGTGAAGGGCATCGCCGAGGGCTGCGTCCTCGCGGGCTGCGCCCTGGTCGGCGGCGAGACGGCCGAGCACCCCGGTCTGCTGGGCCCGGACGACTTCGACGTCGCCGGAGCCGGTACGGGCGTGGTCGAGGCCGACCGGCTGCTGGGCCCGGACCGTATCCGCACAGGTGACGCGGTCATCGCGATGGCGTCCTCCGGTCTTCACTCGAACGGGTACTCACTGGTCCGCCACGTGGTCTTCGACCGGGCCGGCTGGACGCTGGACCGCGAGATCGAGGAGTTCGGCCGGACGCTCGGCGAGGAGCTCCTGGAGCCGACCCGGATCTACTCGCTGGACTGCCTGGCGCTCACCCGGACGACCGAGGTGCACGGCTTCAGCCACGTCACCGGCGGCGGTCTGGCCAACAACCTGGCCCGGGTCATCCCGGACGGGCTGCACGCCACCGTGGACCGCTCCACCTGGACGCCGGGCGCGGTCTTCGACCTGGTCGGCAAGGCCGGGAACGTGGAGCAGCTGGAGCTGGAGAAGACGCTGAACATGGGCGTCGGCATGATCGCGATCGTCCCGGCCGACTCGGTGGACGCCGCGCTGACGACGCTGGCCGACCGCGGGGTCGACTCCTGGGTCGCCGGGGAGATCACCGAGCGCGGTGACCACGCCACGGGCGCCGAGCTGACCGGCAGCTACGCACGCTGA
- a CDS encoding CrcB protein — translation MNGHWLLVVIGGAVGAPLRYLTDRAVQAHQGPGVAYVFPWGTFTANAAGSLLLGVLTGAAVSAPAHALLATGLCGALTTYSTFSYETLRLAETGRAFLATANVLASLLVGLGAVFLGAELAGGFGG, via the coding sequence GTGAACGGGCACTGGCTGCTGGTGGTGATCGGCGGGGCGGTCGGCGCGCCGCTGCGCTATCTGACGGACCGGGCGGTGCAGGCGCACCAGGGCCCCGGGGTGGCGTACGTCTTCCCCTGGGGCACCTTCACGGCCAACGCGGCGGGCAGTCTGCTGCTCGGGGTGCTGACGGGGGCGGCGGTCTCCGCCCCGGCGCACGCCCTGCTGGCCACGGGGCTGTGCGGGGCGCTGACGACGTACTCGACGTTCTCGTACGAGACCCTGCGCCTGGCCGAGACTGGCCGCGCCTTCCTGGCCACCGCCAACGTCCTGGCGTCCCTGCTGGTGGGGCTGGGGGCGGTGTTCCTGGGGGCGGAGCTGGCGGGCGGGTTCGGGGGGTAG
- a CDS encoding MerR family DNA-binding transcriptional regulator codes for MTARTPDAEPLLTPAEVATMFRVDPKTVTRWAKAGKLTSIRTLGGHRRYREAEVRALLAGIPQQRSEA; via the coding sequence ATGACCGCTCGCACCCCTGATGCCGAGCCGCTGCTGACCCCGGCTGAGGTTGCCACGATGTTCCGCGTGGACCCGAAGACGGTCACCCGTTGGGCCAAGGCTGGCAAGCTCACGTCCATCCGCACGCTCGGTGGACACCGCCGGTACCGCGAGGCAGAGGTCCGCGCACTGCTTGCGGGTATTCCGCAGCAGCGCAGCGAGGCCTGA
- a CDS encoding valine dehydrogenase yields the protein MTDVTSAHVDVLHTLFHSDQGGHEQVVICQDRATGLKAVIALHSTALGPGLGGTRFYPYATEAEAVADALNLSRGMSYKNALAGLDHGGGKAVIIGDPEKIKTEELLLAYGRFVASLGGRYVTACDVGTYVADMDVVARECRWTTGRSPENGGAGDSSVLTAFGVFQGMRASAQHLWGDPTLRGRKVGVAGVGKVGHHLVEHLLSDGAEVVITDVREESVRRITDLHPEVTVVADTEALIRTEGLDIYAPCALGGALNDETVPVLTAKVVCGAANNQLAHPGVEKDLADRSVLYAPDYVVNAGGVIQVADELHGFDFERCKAKAAKIFDTTLEIFARAKTDGIPPAAAADRIAEQRMAEARSR from the coding sequence GTGACCGATGTGACCAGCGCGCACGTTGATGTACTGCACACCCTGTTCCACTCGGACCAGGGTGGCCACGAGCAAGTCGTCATCTGCCAGGACCGTGCCACCGGCCTCAAGGCCGTCATCGCCCTCCACTCCACCGCCCTCGGCCCCGGCCTCGGCGGCACCCGCTTCTACCCGTACGCCACCGAGGCCGAGGCCGTCGCCGACGCGCTGAACCTGTCCCGCGGGATGTCGTACAAGAACGCCCTCGCCGGGCTCGACCACGGCGGCGGCAAGGCCGTCATCATCGGCGACCCCGAGAAGATCAAGACCGAGGAACTCCTCCTGGCCTACGGCCGGTTCGTCGCCTCGCTCGGCGGCCGGTACGTCACGGCCTGCGATGTCGGCACCTACGTCGCCGACATGGACGTCGTGGCCCGGGAGTGCCGCTGGACCACCGGCCGCTCCCCCGAGAACGGCGGCGCGGGCGACTCCTCCGTGCTCACCGCCTTCGGTGTCTTCCAGGGCATGCGGGCCTCGGCCCAGCACCTGTGGGGCGACCCGACGCTGCGCGGCCGCAAGGTCGGCGTCGCCGGGGTCGGCAAGGTGGGCCACCACCTGGTCGAGCACCTGCTCTCCGACGGGGCCGAGGTCGTGATCACCGACGTCCGCGAGGAGTCGGTGCGCCGCATCACCGATCTGCACCCCGAGGTCACCGTGGTCGCGGACACCGAGGCGCTCATCCGCACCGAGGGCCTCGACATCTACGCGCCCTGCGCGCTCGGCGGCGCCCTGAACGACGAGACCGTCCCGGTGCTCACGGCGAAGGTGGTGTGCGGCGCGGCCAACAACCAGCTGGCCCACCCGGGCGTCGAGAAGGACCTGGCCGACCGGTCGGTTCTCTACGCCCCCGACTACGTGGTCAACGCGGGCGGGGTGATCCAGGTCGCCGACGAGCTGCACGGCTTCGACTTCGAGCGGTGCAAGGCCAAGGCGGCGAAGATCTTCGACACCACGCTGGAAATATTCGCACGTGCGAAGACGGATGGGATTCCGCCCGCCGCGGCGGCCGACCGGATCGCCGAGCAGCGGATGGCGGAGGCACGCAGCCGCTGA